The genomic stretch TTGACAAAATATCATATATTCATTTGACCAAACTATGTAGACATACAAATACAGTTACGTTGGAACAAGATTGAAATATATCAGGACAAGAACCAATAAAAACGATTCTTTATGTTGCCTTTGCTACGCCGCAGCTCTCACGGATGTAGCAGGACCTTTGTATATCCATCAACTCGCCGGTCAAACTTGTCATAGGCATCAGCTGCATTGTCCAAAGGAATATTATGAGAGACAACAAAAGACGGCTTCGCTTTTCCGGATATGATCAAATCGCGCAAATAACGATTGTACGCCTGAGACCGTGATCAGTGTGACACGGAAGAAACACAGTACTTAATCAAGTATCCCACCTTGACATTACATTGACCTGTCCCAAGGGATAATCCTTTTTCAAAtaattttccttttcaacaaAGTGAGTTGATTGGTCCGTTAGGATACAAGAGAATTTGATAACGAACCGAATGGGAAAGAAATATATCCTCTAATCCGAACATTCAGCGTCAACATTTCTCTTAATGTTTCATAAACTCACTTTGCTGCAGCGGAATCTGGCGCGCCAGGATCGCTAGGAACGTAGAGTCCTGGAATCCCCAAGCCACCTGTAGGTCGTACAACCCGGATGAGTGCTTCAAGCACAGCATTGGGCTGCTCAGTCTTTCCGTCTCCTGTCGTCGCCTGGTATCCCACAGCTACAGAAATGTCACATAAGTATTTCAAACGCCATGAAAAATGAGCGCACCATCGACACCTCGATCCACTTCCTTCCTGTAGACAAACTATTAGCGTTGCGATCGTAAATATCAACTAAACAGTGGCTTGCCCTCCCCGATGGTCCAGAATCTGTTGAACAGCATCACCTCGACTAAAATCGATGGGAATGCAGTTGATATCTTTCGCCTTTTGAAGCCTTTCGGGGACACGATCAACAACATAAACCTCAGATGCTCCACGAAGCACGGCAGAATACGCTGCCATCAATCCAACAGGTCCAGCACCAAAAACTACAATGGACTCCCCCGGTTTGAAACCCTGGCCACAATCCAAAATTCAGGGCACTAAAGCTATAAGAAATGTCAGAGACATACCGAAAGCTGAACTCCATGCCATCCCTAGAATGAAGTTTGAGAAACCTCGTTTGGTTAATGAGTTCATTGACTCACAGTCGGAAAGATATCAGCGAGCAGGGCGAAATCTTCCTCATGTTCTGTTCCAGGAGGGAGCTTGAGCGCATTAAAGTCTGCGAATGGAACCTTGACGTATTCCTAATATGTCGGCATTCAAAAATCAGATGACAATGAACCTAAACCTCTTCAAAACTTACAGCTTGGCCACCGACATATGGACCCATGGCCACGTATCTATACGAGTATGATGAGCGTATTAAATATGTGCCGCATCATAAGAATTATCTACCCATATGCTCTGCATAGTTTCATTGTTGTTAGTGTGCAAATTCCCAATGTTCGCGGAAACAACTCACCCGCCTGCCTGACGGGAACAATTCAGTGGATTTTAGAGAAGCATTACGACAAGTACATACAAATCCAGGGTTGACATTTGTGCAAAATGCAGACTTTCCCTCCTCGCAATTTAAGCAACGTCCACAAGCGACGTTGAAAGGCATAACAACACGATCTCCCTTTTTAAGAAGCTTTGGCAACAGAAGTAAGTGAATGATAAGCATTTAGAATATAGCAGTAGCCTTACAGTTACACCAGCCCCAACCTCCTGCAGCGCGACCAATATATGAGCATGGTTAAATATTTAGTAGATATGCATAGGACATACATCAACGATACCCATGCTATGCAAACCATCAGTCGATCCCGTATTCTTGGTAACACGGCAGCTTACTTTTCATGCCCAAAGACGATACCAGCTTGAGCAGCTGTACGGCCCTCGTACATGTGGAGGTCGCTTTGATACACGGCCTCAGAAAATGTATACTCATTGGTTAcagtgaaagtgaaaaaataCCTTCCACAGATGCAAGAGGTTGTTACTATATTACAACGTTAACGACGTCAGTCAGTATGAGAAGGCTGGGGCATTCGCCCTACCTCTGACTATGATGTCGTCGGGATGTAGCAACTTCGGCTTCTCAACCTCGCGAACCGTTACTTTGAACGCCCCATCGTAGACCACAGCGCGCATAGTAGACATCGCAGTTATCAATagggtgttgttgttgtatCGGATACCAATATGCCTTGATACTGGAAAATAGGAGGGCATAGAACAATACTTCAATGACAATATTTATACATGCGACGCTCACACTTCGCCTTCGCCTGAAAGAAAAATTGGACGAATACGGAATTCCATGTCGCTGGATTTAGACTGCACTTCTTTGTTTCAAAATGAAGATGGGTCACAAGGTTGTATTGAGTGGATTGAACATACCTGTATGGGTCATATGGACGGCGACTCTCAGCGAAAAGAAGGTCGCGTGAGATTAGATGGCCACAGAGAATATCTGTCGTGTTCCGGAGCCAGGTGGTGTCAGGTCCAAGCTTGAGTGTGTTACAAATCCTAAACATTGACCAAAGCGGCTACATTTCAAAAAGGTGAGAATGCAAATGCTGCGACACACGTGTTACATGCTGTCATAGGAAAATAGACTATTTATCTTCGCACAATATGCCAACCTACTAACCACATTCAACGTTTGATTTCTTGAAAAATTATGATGGTCATTCGATAGTTTCTCTCCAGTTCTTGCTGCCCGAAAAAAAGGGTGATAATACTCTGATTTCACGAAGAAATTATCGAGTCGTTAGCAGAGGGCACACTCTTCGATCCATGTGTGCAGCTCAGGAGTTGCTAGAAGCCCTAGAGTTACGTTCAACTTGAACTGCTTTCCACGGTTTCGTCTAATTTGGTGATAAATCTGTGATATGGCTGTCCGTCAGGGTAATAGTTTAAGAGTTCAGTTCCAAGTTTTGACGGAGAATAAGGTTGAAGAAAAGTTGCAAAAGTTGTTCTCGCAAAAGTTGGCGACAAGGAATTTGTTGTTGAGCGAGGGATTACGTAACTATTTTGCAAGTCGATCAGCACCTGCTTGGTActaaaattaaaaaaaatagaaatatATTGCAGTCGAGAATAAAGTCTGGCATTGGGAATCACTTTAGAAAAGACCAAGAAGACTGGCATCATCTAGTTCTTTTATCAAATCGCGCGCCTCCCGTGCAGGCCGAGCAATGAACGGTTTTTCATGGGCCGCACTTTCCAGTACCTTTTGAGCTACAGCTCGCAAAAGTTTGAGTTTCTGGAACAGATTGGGTCTTTCTGAACTGTCCGCGTCATCATCCTCCCTTATGACTCCCAATATCACTTGGGACGACATTATTGAAGGTGGCGTTCCAAAAATGAGATGTGTTCTACAAGACGAATTAGAAACAGTTGTGACAAACAGAACGAAAGCATGCAACTCACTCAACAATTGTCCTCAGAAGATCTGGTTTATCAGAAAGTGATTTGACAAGTGCTCCAACAGCTTCGCAATAGTGCTCTACGATTATGATTTAGGACTATGGTTTGTATTGCAACGTTGCCGATTAAAAACATGAACTCACCGCTATGCGTTTCACGGAATGATTCTGCAACTAATTCAATGCATGATTCCCGAGCCTTGTCCCCGACGTTTTGAGATGCGTTATGCATGACATGGGAGAGAGCCCAGATGAAACTGGTCGAGATGGAATCTTCGTTTCCTTTTGCTCCCGTAATCAGTTCTGTGATGACGGGATCCACTCGTGGCTGGTTCTTCATCAACACGCCGAGCGCTTCAGCAGCTTTCGCACGAACAGCGGCGCTGGCTGGATCGCTGGTACTTTTGACAAAGGTCCTCTGCAACTGCGGGAAGAAAGGCTTGACAAAGGCTGGGATACGTTCCAACATCGAAGTCAAGGCGCTCAAAATTGCAATTTTGACACCCGGAGGGTATCCCATTGCTTGTGTTGCTACCCTGATTAAAGGTCCGGTGAATGGCACGACGAAGGGTTTCATGGCATTTTCCTCCGTCCTCTCAACGAGGTCTCCAATGGCATATGCGGCTTGCTCTCTCTGTTCGTTGCTTCCAGTGGTAAGACCGGCAATGATGATAGGGACTGTGGGAGCGACACCCTTTGGTAGATCAAAGCCAGGGACTGTTCGACCCGGAGCACCGGTTGATTCTATGGTGCGTCGTAGTGGTACAACTAGTGGTTCCAGCTCGTCTTTTGGCATGGACTTGACGAATGAATCGAACGCATTCCATGCAGCTGTATATACGTCTACTTGAGAATCATCGAGAAGCGAAACGAGTTGACGAATCCAATCAACCCTGTACAGAGACGAATCCAACTCTGACGCTTGACAAAACACAGTGAAAAGATTGCAGGCGCTAACTCGACGTTTTGGGGATTCGTGTTTTGCCCTACAGAGATGGATTAGTATATATTAACCAAACTTAATTAACTTCAGCGTACCATCCAATTAAAAGCATCATTACAGTGTTGAGGCCTTCTGCATCATTGACAGATGAGAACAAGGCTTCTGTGGCTTCTCCAACAGCCTCCCGAAGCTCGTCTTCGATATCATCCTCGGAGACTTTGACTAGCGCATTCAAGATAGTGGTAAGGCGCTTGCTCAAAGCATTGCCTGCGACTGTCACCAGTGACGCCAGAGCACGAGCATTGAAAACAGTCATCGGAATGGCTGTCAAAGTGGGGATTAATACAGGGAAGACTGTCGTGGCACGAACCTATGCATTCCGAAAGTCAGAAACATACATATTCCACGGAGCTACAAATCCGAAACTCACGTTCATGACTTCCGTGAGGGCTTGCAAGGCAGTCCCTGAACTCTTGCCTGGTTGACGAAGAGCCTCCAACAGAGTGGGGATAGTCTGGTCAATCGCCTTTGTGCCCAACTCCTCTTGTAAGACGTCGAATGCCTGGGCACCTGCTGTACGAACATTGGCTTCATCGTCGACGAGCGCCGCACGAACAATCGAAATGATATCATCTTCATGGTCTTCTCTTTGCGTTTCAGTGGAATTTTGCCTGCGACGAGTCATGAGACAAATATAGAAACTTTACTCATAAATTACCTACATGATCTGGCTGACAGTCAAAGAAACACCTTCACGAGTACGAGGGTCCGATGAAGTTGCTTTTGTCTTGAGGATAGGCATAATGTCTCCAATGATTCTTTCACCAAACTTGCGGCAAACCTCAGCAACAGTTCTGCTAGCAGTCTAAAACTAGGATAAGTGAATTGTTTGAACAATGGAAACTATACTACCTCTTGCTGTTCAAACTCATCAGAGGAAATGAGGAATATAATCTGAGTGACGAGCTCTGGAAGAAGTTCCCTGACTAGACTGGAGTGAGTGGACATTATGTCGGCTAAAAGTATAATTTACCTGTCTTCGGCGTATTGTGCACAAGTGCCTTCCAGATCTGAATGGAGGATTGCCTCACTACCACCACACCATCTTGACGAACCAGATATAGAGCCGCAAGAATCCTGTCCCTTCGTTCGGCACCAAGTACTTCCAAGAGGGCACGACGGGAAGATTCGGCTGTAGTTGCTTCGGCTGctgcttcatcttcatccaatTCGGACGTCTTGCCAGAAATGCCAGAAACTTTGAACAAAAGCTCTCCAACAAGAGTAATCGAAGATTGCTAAATAAATAGGTAAATATATGCAGATAACAATAAGTTTAATGCATACGCGAATGCGCCAACCAGGATCGAACATGCCACTTTCAAGTTCCGGAAGTAATAAATCGATAGCCTTGCTAGAATAGTTTGTCACAACCATGCGTCCTGCACGCATGGCAGCTTCGCGAACATACTCTTCGGTATCTGCCAGACCACCGAGAATAGGAGCAATAATTTTGGGAAGATGTGGTTGGAAACGACTTCCAAAGGTCGCAGGTAAGTAAACGAGGAGAGACATGAAGCCTTCCCTGACAGTGGGACGAGGGGAACGTGAATTGGCAATGATATCCGGTAAGAGGCCCTCGAGGCGCTCCATGCCAAGACCTGAAAGGACTTCACTCAGTCCCTGGGCGGCACCTTGTCTGTCGACGCCTGAAGTATCTGTCTTCAAGGTCCTTAACAAACCGGGAACAAGATCTGGGAAGTGTATCTCTCCTAGGCGTTCGACCAATGTACCTAAGGCTTTGGCAGCAGTCGCGCGAGCCTCAGGAACGGGATCAACAAGGACTTGATGCACTAGAGGAAGAAGTTCATCCAGATATGGCACAAAGTCTTTGGCATCGGTGAGGGAAGCAAGGTTTCCAACAATCTGAGcagctttcttttttgtatCCGCACCACGTTCTCTAAGACCCCTTTCCAGTATAGGTACAACCTGGCCAAATGCAGTTGGTACACTGCCATAAAGTAAAGTTGTAATAGAATCTTACCAGTGCAAGCGAAGAGTGGTCAATATAGTGCATAAAGGATGTCTTCAACAAGGATCCCAAAGCATTTGGAGTCTTCGCCGGGTCTACTAATGCCTTGAGTAAGACTGGCACGAGGGATTGAATTTCTGGGTTGCTGATGACCTCGCCGAATTGCTTCAAGCTTTTATTGGCAGAAGTGCGCACTTGGGCATGGGAGTCCGTCAAAACACCTGTCAGTCGCGGAATGACAATTGGTAAAGAAATGGACAATTGACGAGGCGAGCAGTAAGCCATCATTCCTAACAGTTCGATGGATCCTTTCTTGGAGCGCCATTGTTTTTCGTCTAAACCTTCCAGAAGTGTAGGAAGAATAAGCTTGACTCCATAACCAGATAGATTGCCCATGATCACTCTTGAGGCATCTTGAGCAGCTTCGCGAACGTCTGCTGTCGAGTCTCCGAAGGAAGTTAACAAAAGTGGAAGAACAAAAGTGATGTATGGTTCGAAAAGGCGGCCTAACGTGTTTGACAGAGTTTCAAAGGCAAACATGACACCTTGGCGAGGTTCATAACGCTTTTTGTCTTCCGCTGCAATTTTCAATCTGCTGATGATGTTGAACTCTTTCATACCGCCGATTCCGGTGCCATTGATGACACCAGCCAGCCCATAAGCAGCACCACGCCTAGTGGCGTATTTGGGGGCATTGAAAAGGTCGTCAAAAAGAGTGTCAACCAAAGTAGGCAGTCGAGGTCGCATCAGAGTTACCAGAGGTGATAAACATTCCGAAACTGCGATTTGAACTTGCTCTGATGGAGTTTTTAGGGCATCAACGAGTCGGTCCACGATTTCGGTTACTCTTGAGTCTGAAGCCTCTAAATGTCTGGCAACACGACCGAGTAAAATGACCACAGCTTCTTTGATAAAATCATCGGTTTCAGAAGTGTATGAGGATTTGCCGAGACGATCTTCGAAGATAGCGACCAAAGCTGCTAGACGACTGGCGCCATGTAAGTCGATTACTTGTGTCCCAGCGGCCAGCATTCCTCGACGGACTTCTGGCGCGCGGTCTCCAAGCGCTTGGTCTTCGATCAAGAATTTGATGAATGGTTCTATCTCAGAGTCGGTAAAGGATGACGCCAATTGTTTGAATGCTTGCGATGCAGCTAAACGTGCAGGCCATGGATCGGCACGATCGAGGCTTTGCGCAATAACCATGCCCTGTGGAATTACTTTAAATAAATGGCTTAGCGTACAGTTATAGAACTTACATATTGGTCAAACTCTGGTGCAAGGACTTTGGCCTAGCAATCATATGTATGAGTCATATGTTGCCAATGAAGGATGAAATTTATATCACCTTTTCACGGTAGTAATTCTGTAAAACTATGACAGTATTCGAAATAGTTTGCGGCCACTGTTCCACCGCCTCCGCAATTGCGGCGGCTACACTGGAGCGTACATACGCATTATCATGTCCTGGTTAAGAGGATAAACATTTTCACTTCTGTCACGAAAATTAGATTTGCATACCCAGGAATTCTACCAAATCGTCGAGGAAGGATTCCAGGATATCAAATCCATTATCATCCCAAACATGACGAGCCagtcttttgttttgttcatcatcatcatggcAAGCAATCCAAAGCTCAGCGGACCAGTCCATCTCTGTCAAATCGAATGGCTTCATAAACGTTAAACCATGATATTGGGCGTATATTCGGTTGATTACTGACCTGTATGGCTTGTAGACATGAATTTCGAACATACGACTCTTGGAATAAAGTGCCTCGAAGAAGAACTTGGATCTCGTCATGAGTCGCCGTCCCATAAATCGCCTCGCCAAGTTCAATTAGAGAAGACGAGGCTTCTTTCCCAAGGTTAGGTTGTTGACGAATGACGTGGATGAGATTATCGATTGTTTGCAATCGCGGGAAAGCGGTGTTGGAAACTGGAGGGAAGGTCAACATGCGAACTCAAAGAAATAGAGCAAGCTAACAAACATTCTCCACAATGGAATTTAATTATCTCCAAAGCGAGTGCAACCTGTTCCAGGgggtcttcatcctcatcttcctcgtcattGTCCCCTTTTTTACCGGGTATACCACCCCCTGTCAGAATTTTGCTGAGAAGAGGAAAAGTGTATGAGAAAGTGGCAGCGTCAAACGGCGATTGCTCGGATAAGAATCGAAGGCGATAGAGAACACGAATGACCAGCTCTATGATACATTTAAATTTGAAATATAAAGACTCAAAACTCAACAAAAACTTACTATGAAGAGGCTCTGCCTGGAGTTCTTCTGGGACAGCTCCAATTTGGAGGCATCGAAGAGTCGCAATTCCGATCCATCTACTGATTGAGTCAAGTCGCTCCGTCGTGCTTTTGGCAAGCTCCTGTTCAACTCGATGAACGAAATGTTATGACATGCCACAAACTGACTAACCAAATAGGTCTCGAAAGCCACTGTACCCGCAAGGAACGAACCCCTGTTCAAAGCGCCATCCAAAAGCAACGAAACAATCGAGGACATATGCGACTGGAATTCCTCAACTCGAGATGAAACCAAGCTACGGACGAGGTGAAGTCCACGTGTAAGACGAGACTGAATACCGGAAACATGCTGCCGTATCTTTGCTTCTTTCTCAAGTTGCGCCTGAACAAGGGCCTGCTGCTGCCTGGTCAAAGTCACAGGGGTAGCTTTCTTCGTTGCTAGAGACTTGCggatttcttcttcccatttTGCGATTTCGTAGTCTTTACCTTTGTTAGTTCGGACTTCCGCTTGGGTCGATGATAGAACTAACAGAAAGTTTTACATCAGCCTTCGAAGATTAAGGAGATTCATGACCAAACCATCAACATATGTAGTGCCTTCAGGGGTTGCCCAGATAGCAAGATCTTCATCAGAAATGGCCTTAAGGATGTCTGGGTTCAGGTCATCCTTCAGTTGATCTACAATACACGAGAGGACAAGGGCGGGAGAAATGAACGCCAATGTAGTAACGGCTGCGTACGCTGCCTCCGCAAACCCGGGCTTTGTACTCAATGAGCATTGTAACATACGCAACATGAAAGAGACATGCCTTCGAAGTAGCAGTAGTTGCATCCAACAATAATCGCATGACCTTATCCAGGTGTTTGTCGACGACCTCCCGAGGGTCAACACCGGCTTTCTGACAAATGTCAACCCATGTCTGCCCATCAGATGCACCTATGGATTTCGTTCAGAAACTTATCATACGTGAAGAGCATGACGTACGAACATATAAGATTATGATGGGCAAGAATAATCAATTCCACGACAACGTTCTCTCGTAGTGTAGCGCCAACTTCTTCACCGAATGTAACAATGCTCAGCAGCAAAGTGGATAGCCGCGAGTTTTTATTCCAAGGTTGAGAAGATTCTTCCGAGATGCTACCACT from Psilocybe cubensis strain MGC-MH-2018 chromosome 2, whole genome shotgun sequence encodes the following:
- a CDS encoding eIF-2-alpha kinase activator gcn1, producing MSKAEIQSWISSATTSSTGNGEDQEQVWQRDQVLNDWSRSLEYAQNYLLNEKTKARTVFLRDEILSLAKHADLTLSQILDIFKLLTLTYPRYSDAASRDAVEAVAIELVRRDELRGTEEGAKDEVRLGVAEQVLGWFSNEVGKLAKKGNSDSCAPSDLFVLHSWACGLFTVCVKHNPHFAASNSWRVLAGSMGILFDMLSDSSKAKPAVKKGVLTRTRRALRAAGFSKVPEFISTLLEISKGSQTPTRMVPLLGVAVSVLIRLKNVSVEPVQRLPIESKDRIVELYTSAILMSKTSLPDHTISSLNDFVSTFITSDDFTKAIHPTIEKAMLRSPEHCLPAVTQFFVSYKHPLSVESFQRLLTQIISSAKSSNPIVRTNSVHLFKALIALSDPSDPHNLSRIAVTELIALPKTGKSAGPDHRVALYSMLSNISPATDVSSTLVDAASVLIPKEPHEGATAVLASVLPAHVLFLLHKNALSTAAVQFIAKEMTNTKVAVRKAFVGLAGSILISEPGIIESESGAAFAKGLLPSFEACLKTVSGNPLNAPGGPYEGYVAVTVLLGSFAASKQFASVIAQNPAITAITSSGVKQPFLLWDKVYQKVAEEDDELWLLKACDASLQYFSSELSKNEHLRQSSTQLGLVYIHLGVESRHPEVRKLVNSSLVNATARAPQLTDRIIREALSSFIIRASVSHKTASGSISEESSQPWNKNSRLSTLLLSIVTFGEEVGATLRENVVVELIILAHHNLICASDGQTWVDICQKAGVDPREVVDKHLDKVMRLLLDATTATSKACLFHPGFAEAAYAAVTTLAFISPALVLSCIVDQLKDDLNPDILKAISDEDLAIWATPEGTTYVDVLSSTQAEVRTNKGKDYEIAKWEEEIRKSLATKKATPVTLTRQQQALVQAQLEKEAKIRQHVSGIQSRLTRGLHLVRSLVSSRVEEFQSHMSSIVSLLLDGALNRGSFLAGTVAFETYLELAKSTTERLDSISRWIGIATLRCLQIGAVPEELQAEPLHKLVIRVLYRLRFLSEQSPFDAATFSYTFPLLSKILTGGGIPGKKGDNDEEDEDEDPLEQVALALEIIKFHCGEFSNTAFPRLQTIDNLIHVIRQQPNLGKEASSSLIELGEAIYGTATHDEIQVLLRGTLFQESYVRNSCLQAIQPFDLTEMDWSAELWIACHDDDEQNKRLARHVWDDNGFDILESFLDDLVEFLGHDNAYVRSSVAAAIAEAVEQWPQTISNTVIVLQNYYREKAKVLAPEFDQYGMVIAQSLDRADPWPARLAASQAFKQLASSFTDSEIEPFIKFLIEDQALGDRAPEVRRGMLAAGTQVIDLHGASRLAALVAIFEDRLGKSSYTSETDDFIKEAVVILLGRVARHLEASDSRVTEIVDRLVDALKTPSEQVQIAVSECLSPLVTLMRPRLPTLVDTLFDDLFNAPKYATRRGAAYGLAGVINGTGIGGMKEFNIISRLKIAAEDKKRYEPRQGVMFAFETLSNTLGRLFEPYITFVLPLLLTSFGDSTADVREAAQDASRVIMGNLSGYGVKLILPTLLEGLDEKQWRSKKGSIELLGMMAYCSPRQLSISLPIVIPRLTGVLTDSHAQVRTSANKSLKQFGEVISNPEIQSLVPVLLKALVDPAKTPNALGSLLKTSFMHYIDHSSLALVVPILERGLRERGADTKKKAAQIVGNLASLTDAKDFVPYLDELLPLVHQVLVDPVPEARATAAKALGTLVERLGEIHFPDLVPGLLRTLKTDTSGVDRQGAAQGLSEVLSGLGMERLEGLLPDIIANSRSPRPTVREGFMSLLVYLPATFGSRFQPHLPKIIAPILGGLADTEEYVREAAMRAGRMVVTNYSSKAIDLLLPELESGMFDPGWRIRQSSITLVGELLFKVSGISGKTSELDEDEAAAEATTAESSRRALLEVLGAERRDRILAALYLVRQDGVVVVRQSSIQIWKALVHNTPKTVRELLPELVTQIIFLISSDEFEQQETASRTVAEVCRKFGERIIGDIMPILKTKATSSDPRTREGVSLTVSQIMQNSTETQREDHEDDIISIVRAALVDDEANVRTAGAQAFDVLQEELGTKAIDQTIPTLLEALRQPGKSSGTALQALTEVMNVRATTVFPVLIPTLTAIPMTVFNARALASLVTVAGNALSKRLTTILNALVKVSEDDIEDELREAVGEATEALFSSVNDAEGLNTVMMLLIGWAKHESPKRRVSACNLFTVFCQASELDSSLYRVDWIRQLVSLLDDSQVDVYTAAWNAFDSFVKSMPKDELEPLVVPLRRTIESTGAPGRTVPGFDLPKGVAPTVPIIIAGLTTGSNEQREQAAYAIGDLVERTEENAMKPFVVPFTGPLIRVATQAMGYPPGVKIAILSALTSMLERIPAFVKPFFPQLQRTFVKSTSDPASAAVRAKAAEALGVLMKNQPRVDPVITELITGAKGNEDSISTSFIWALSHVMHNASQNVGDKARESCIELVAESFRETHSEHYCEAVGALVKSLSDKPDLLRTIVETHLIFGTPPSIMSSQVILGVIREDDDADSSERPNLFQKLKLLRAVAQKVLESAAHEKPFIARPAREARDLIKELDDASLLGLF